One part of the Magallana gigas chromosome 5, xbMagGiga1.1, whole genome shotgun sequence genome encodes these proteins:
- the LOC136275348 gene encoding uncharacterized protein, giving the protein MRTVFTQWTLGGRDGSHHPVIMPKNHYATKLFERRFHHQVLHQGRLLTEGAIRTGGFWVVGAKNLVRSEIRTCVTCRKLRGSFGWQKMADLPEDRLQSAPPFSYFGVDTFGPWITTQRRTRGGTVNQKRWALIFTCLVSRLVHLEAIEELSTSSFINALRRFTGLRGQVIQFRSDRGTNFIGAVHELNIPADLIEDPLALKYFEVNKITRVFNPPHASHFGGVWERMIGASRKILDSLLMNHKGPLTHEVLTTFLMEVSAILNARPLVAICTDPDAPQVLSPDMLIHQKYFTVGHPRVWY; this is encoded by the coding sequence ATGCGGACAGTCTTTACCCAATGGACGTTGGGTGGAAGAGATGGCAGTCATCACCCTGTGATTATGCCTAAGAACCACTACGCCACCAAGCTGTTCGAGCGTAGGTTCCACCATCAAGTTTTACATCAGGGGCGTCTGCTGACGGAAGGTGCAATCCGCACTGGTGGATTCTGGGTCGTCGGTGCTAAGAACCTGGTACGGTCGGAGATAAGGACTTGCGTTACTTGCCGCAAGTTACGGGGTAGTTTCGGGTGGCAGAAGATGGCTGACCTACCAGAGGATAGACTTCAGTCTGCCCCACCCTTCTCTTATTTTGGTGTCGACACCTTCGGACCGTGGATCACCACACAGCGACGAACGAGAGGAGGAACTGTAAATCAGAAGAGATGGGctttgatatttacttgccTTGTCTCACGTTTAGTTCACTTGGAAGCCATTGAAGAGTTATCTACCTCTTCGTTCATCAATGCATTGCGCAGGTTCACAGGGTTAAGAGGACAAGTCATTCAGTTCAGATCAGATCGAGGGACTAATTTCATTGGGGCAGTGCATGAGCTGAACATTCCTGCCGACTTAATAGAGGACCCATTGgcactgaaatattttgaagTAAACAAGATTACACGGGTGTTTAATCCTCCCCATGCCTCTCACTTTGGTGGAGTATGGGAAAGAATGATAGGTGCCTCAAGGAAGATCTTGGACAGCTTACTCATGAACCACAAAGGACCTCTAACACATGAAGTTTTGACCACATTCCTGATGGAAGTCAGCGCTATACTAAATGCTAGACCACTTGTTGCGATATGTACTGACCCAGATGCACCTCAAGTGCTTTCACCTGACATGTTAATACATCAGAAATACTTTACAGTTGGACATCCCAGAGTTTGGTACTAA